In one window of Buchnera aphidicola (Rhopalosiphum maidis) DNA:
- the holA gene encoding DNA polymerase III subunit delta: protein MKIIYPEELKKKLIQQLNCCYILLGEDSLLLNKTEKLIFCVAKNKKFVEKETINIEKNTDWNKVIDFYQLKNLFFKKTILIINFIIKKLNLSLIKNINSISFFKSKNTLIILKFNELSSFVKKNTTLKILMSENDIICCDTPHEWAFKNWLKYEIKKRNLKITQESFLLLHKYYEGNTLCAYQILDILLITWPGKTIKIEKIKKIINQFSIFFPSNWINAIFNNDVEKAIYILDGFFKQKYNPLILIRSLQKDLLVLLNMKREKKINIDFFLKKNNIWLNRSKFFIKALYSIDFNIFLKIIRILLQIEIKIKKEYNNSVWIELKTLTLLLSSPKKYISKK, encoded by the coding sequence ATGAAAATTATATATCCAGAAGAACTTAAAAAAAAATTAATTCAACAATTAAATTGTTGTTATATATTATTAGGAGAAGATTCACTTTTATTAAACAAAACAGAAAAATTAATATTCTGTGTTGCAAAAAATAAAAAATTTGTAGAAAAAGAGACTATCAATATAGAAAAAAATACAGACTGGAATAAAGTTATTGATTTCTATCAATTAAAGAATTTATTTTTTAAAAAAACTATTTTAATAATTAATTTTATTATAAAAAAATTAAATTTATCTTTAATTAAAAATATAAATAGCATTTCTTTTTTTAAAAGCAAAAATACATTAATAATATTAAAATTTAATGAATTATCTAGTTTTGTAAAAAAAAATACGACATTGAAAATACTTATGTCAGAAAACGATATTATATGTTGTGATACTCCACATGAATGGGCATTTAAAAACTGGTTAAAATACGAAATAAAAAAAAGAAACTTAAAAATCACACAAGAATCTTTTTTATTGTTACATAAATATTATGAAGGCAATACATTATGTGCGTATCAAATATTAGATATCCTTTTAATTACATGGCCTGGTAAAACTATTAAAATAGAAAAAATAAAAAAAATCATCAATCAATTTTCAATCTTTTTTCCATCAAATTGGATAAATGCAATCTTTAATAATGATGTAGAAAAAGCTATCTATATATTAGATGGTTTTTTTAAACAAAAATATAATCCTCTAATTTTAATACGATCTTTACAAAAAGATTTATTAGTATTACTAAATATGAAAAGAGAAAAAAAAATAAATATAGATTTTTTCTTAAAAAAGAATAATATTTGGCTTAATAGATCGAAATTTTTTATCAAAGCTCTCTATTCTATTGATTTTAATATTTTTTTAAAAATAATAAGAATTCTATTACAAATAGAAATTAAAATAAAAAAAGAATATAATAATTCTGTATGGATTGAGTTAAAAACATTAACATTATTATTATCTTCACCAAAGAAATATATATCAAAAAAATAG
- the tusA gene encoding sulfurtransferase TusA, translating to MILNLIGLRCPEPIMVIRKTIRKMKENEKVLVLSDDPSTKRDIPYFCHFMNHQLIDHFIHVKPYRYLLKKGFSSSKTD from the coding sequence ATTATATTAAATTTAATTGGACTTCGATGTCCCGAACCTATTATGGTTATAAGAAAAACAATAAGAAAAATGAAAGAAAATGAAAAAGTATTAGTATTATCAGATGACCCGTCAACTAAAAGAGATATTCCATATTTTTGTCATTTTATGAATCATCAACTTATCGATCATTTCATTCATGTAAAACCCTATCGCTATTTATTAAAAAAAGGATTTTCTTCTAGTAAGACTGATTAA
- a CDS encoding exodeoxyribonuclease V subunit gamma → MFFVYKSNQINILFTEVYKIIKEKPLLNIFDREIIINDNEVLFQYLNTFIANNTGISAYFKLIHPNVFIWKLFKKNLPNIKLNNIFSESIITWKIMKIIEKNCFIEFIQKKDKITKKFDFAFLMARLYEKYILYRPNWINKWEENQKKILKIDTNDEWQGKLWIKIINYTEKLKQSKCHFPNLLKRFILLIKQEKIKLPKRIFIISSLNLNPTYMEIFKKISAHTDVYFLSINASEKKFFHTSFIGIKKNYVLQENNSLINLWEKYEKFYFLFFKRFKKIKFNNFFQKNNKKNLLNIIKNDFLSLKKVESIIKKRSFLPQDNSISINICYNKKHEIEVLHKKILTLFNHNPKLKASDIVVTSFSLDTYISYINSIFKSDNKKEKIPFYISKKHSNTTEKILFVFNKILNLSNIRFSNEEILDLIEIQDIRDKFHIAEEEINVLYEWIEKSNIRWGLHQKQKKHLIFPKNNQNTWFYGIKKLLMSYAINEEEKICNNTLSFTSINTSRTELIGKLINFIETLDKWRNKLSFSKKIKSWRTLFICFINDFFHKNKKIGNSINIINKNWTKMIDDALLSNYQKKIPISILKRKFLYSMNYFSRKKFLPGVINFCHPSLTSYIPFKIKCIIGADNQEIPKKKI, encoded by the coding sequence ATGTTTTTCGTTTATAAATCAAACCAAATTAATATTCTATTTACCGAAGTATACAAAATAATAAAAGAAAAACCTCTTCTTAATATTTTTGACAGAGAAATTATTATTAATGATAATGAAGTGTTATTTCAATATTTGAATACATTTATTGCAAATAATACAGGAATTTCTGCATATTTTAAATTAATTCACCCTAATGTTTTTATATGGAAATTATTTAAAAAAAACTTACCTAATATTAAATTAAATAACATATTTTCAGAATCCATTATCACTTGGAAAATCATGAAAATTATAGAAAAAAATTGTTTTATTGAATTTATTCAAAAAAAAGATAAAATAACAAAAAAATTTGATTTTGCATTTTTAATGGCTCGTTTATATGAAAAATATATTTTATATCGACCAAATTGGATTAATAAATGGGAAGAAAATCAAAAAAAAATACTAAAAATCGATACAAATGATGAATGGCAAGGAAAGTTATGGATTAAAATTATAAATTATACAGAAAAACTTAAACAATCAAAATGCCATTTTCCTAATTTATTAAAAAGATTTATTTTATTAATAAAACAAGAAAAAATAAAACTTCCAAAACGTATTTTTATTATTTCTTCTTTAAATTTAAATCCAACGTACATGGAAATTTTTAAAAAAATAAGTGCGCATACAGATGTATATTTTTTATCTATAAACGCTTCCGAAAAAAAATTTTTTCATACTAGTTTTATAGGAATAAAAAAAAACTATGTCCTTCAAGAAAACAATTCATTGATAAATTTATGGGAAAAATATGAAAAATTTTATTTCTTATTTTTTAAAAGATTTAAAAAAATAAAATTCAATAATTTTTTTCAAAAAAACAATAAAAAAAATTTACTAAACATCATTAAAAATGATTTTTTAAGTTTAAAAAAAGTCGAAAGTATAATAAAAAAAAGATCTTTTTTACCACAAGATAATTCAATATCAATCAATATTTGCTACAACAAAAAACATGAAATTGAAGTCTTACATAAAAAAATATTGACTTTATTTAATCATAATCCAAAACTAAAAGCTAGTGATATCGTCGTTACCTCATTTTCGTTAGATACTTATATAAGTTATATTAACTCAATATTTAAATCTGACAATAAAAAAGAAAAAATACCTTTTTATATATCTAAAAAACATTCTAATACAACAGAAAAAATTCTATTTGTTTTTAATAAAATACTAAATTTATCTAATATCCGTTTTAGTAATGAAGAAATATTAGATTTAATTGAAATTCAAGATATAAGAGATAAATTTCATATTGCAGAAGAAGAAATAAATGTTTTGTATGAATGGATTGAAAAATCAAATATAAGATGGGGTCTTCATCAAAAACAAAAAAAACATTTAATTTTTCCAAAAAATAATCAAAATACTTGGTTTTATGGTATTAAAAAATTACTTATGAGTTATGCAATTAATGAAGAAGAAAAAATTTGCAATAATACTTTATCATTTACTTCTATTAATACTTCAAGAACAGAATTAATAGGAAAACTAATAAATTTTATTGAAACTCTTGATAAATGGAGAAATAAATTATCTTTTTCAAAAAAAATTAAATCGTGGCGTACATTATTTATTTGCTTTATAAATGATTTTTTTCATAAAAATAAAAAAATAGGCAATAGTATCAATATTATTAATAAAAATTGGACAAAAATGATTGATGATGCACTGTTGTCTAATTATCAAAAAAAAATTCCTATAAGTATTTTAAAGAGAAAATTCTTATATTCTATGAATTACTTTAGTAGAAAAAAATTCTTACCAGGTGTAATAAATTTTTGTCATCCGTCTTTAACATCTTACATACCATTCAAAATAAAATGTATTATTGGAGCAGATAATCAAGAAATTCCTAAAAAAAAAATATAA
- the asd gene encoding aspartate-semialdehyde dehydrogenase, whose amino-acid sequence MKSVGIIGWRGMVGSVLLKRMQEEKDFSKIIPYFFSTSQSGQNGPIINNTLSKNLKDAYNINSLQEMDIIITCQGSAYTEKIYPQLRNNNWKGYWIDAASTLRMENDSIIILDPVNLNIINNALDKGIKTFVGGNCTVSLMLMALGGLFSNNLIDWISVSTYQAASGAGSRYVVELLKQMGCLYSVVAEKLSDQSCSILDIEKKVTLESHSKNFPSENFSVPLAASLIPWIDIEMKNGQSREEWKGQAETNKILGLKKQVLIDGTCVRISSIRCHSQSFLIKLNKDISLESIRKIIVNHNQWVNIIPNHMQETLYNLTPSAVTGTLNIPIGRLRKLSMGNRYLSAFTVGDQLLWGAAEPLRRMLNLLINI is encoded by the coding sequence ATTAAATCTGTTGGAATAATTGGTTGGCGTGGAATGGTAGGATCAGTTTTATTAAAAAGAATGCAAGAAGAAAAAGATTTTTCAAAAATTATTCCTTATTTTTTTTCAACTTCGCAATCTGGTCAAAATGGTCCTATTATAAATAATACATTATCTAAAAATTTAAAAGATGCTTATAACATTAATTCATTACAAGAAATGGATATTATCATTACATGTCAAGGAAGTGCTTATACTGAAAAAATTTATCCACAATTAAGAAATAATAATTGGAAAGGTTATTGGATAGATGCTGCTTCTACATTACGAATGGAAAATGATTCTATAATCATATTAGATCCTGTTAACTTAAATATTATAAATAATGCATTAGATAAAGGAATTAAAACGTTTGTAGGTGGTAATTGTACTGTTAGTTTAATGTTAATGGCTCTAGGAGGATTGTTTTCAAATAATTTAATAGATTGGATTTCTGTATCTACTTATCAAGCAGCATCAGGTGCTGGTTCTCGTTATGTAGTTGAACTATTAAAACAAATGGGTTGTTTATATAGTGTTGTTGCTGAAAAATTATCAGATCAATCTTGTTCTATTCTAGATATTGAGAAAAAAGTTACTCTCGAAAGTCATAGTAAAAATTTTCCATCAGAAAATTTTTCTGTACCGTTAGCAGCTAGTTTAATACCTTGGATAGATATAGAAATGAAAAACGGTCAAAGTCGAGAAGAATGGAAAGGACAAGCTGAAACAAATAAAATTTTAGGTCTGAAAAAACAAGTATTAATTGACGGAACATGTGTTCGTATAAGTTCAATTCGATGTCATAGTCAGTCTTTTTTAATTAAATTGAACAAAGATATTTCTCTAGAGAGTATAAGAAAAATAATTGTTAATCATAACCAATGGGTTAATATTATTCCGAATCATATGCAAGAAACGTTATATAATTTAACTCCATCTGCAGTTACTGGTACATTAAATATACCAATAGGTCGATTAAGAAAATTAAGTATGGGTAATCGATATCTTTCTGCTTTTACTGTAGGAGATCAGCTATTATGGGGTGCTGCCGAGCCTCTAAGAAGAATGCTAAATTTATTAATTAATATTTAA
- the mscS gene encoding small-conductance mechanosensitive channel MscS translates to MDELNVVNDINHAGNWLIRNQELLFGYLINLTSAIIILISGMFIAKIVSNGVNQILITRHIDATIAGFLSALMRYIIITFTLIASLGRIGVQTTSVIAILGAAGMAIGLALQGSLSNFAAGVLLVTLRPLKTGEYVNLGNVAGTVLNIHIFYTTLRTLDGKIVVVPNNKIISGNIINYSREPARRNEFSISVSYNTDIDLVTKVLRKVIENEDRVMKDRDIVIGLSELAPSSLNFIIRCWSSNDELNAVYWDLMAKFKKALDKNNINIPYPQIDVHLYKKNKS, encoded by the coding sequence ATGGATGAATTAAACGTAGTCAATGATATTAATCATGCAGGAAATTGGTTAATACGAAATCAAGAATTATTATTTGGATATTTAATTAATTTAACCTCAGCGATTATAATTTTAATTTCTGGAATGTTTATTGCTAAAATAGTTTCTAATGGAGTAAATCAAATATTAATAACACGTCATATAGATGCTACTATTGCTGGTTTTCTCTCTGCGTTAATGCGATATATTATTATTACTTTTACACTTATTGCTTCACTAGGAAGAATTGGAGTACAAACAACATCAGTAATTGCGATATTAGGAGCGGCTGGTATGGCAATTGGATTAGCATTACAAGGTTCTTTATCTAATTTTGCAGCAGGAGTATTATTAGTAACTTTAAGACCTTTAAAAACAGGAGAATACGTTAATCTAGGTAATGTAGCGGGAACAGTTTTAAATATTCATATCTTTTATACTACTTTGCGTACCTTGGATGGTAAAATTGTAGTAGTTCCAAACAATAAAATTATTTCTGGAAATATTATTAACTATTCTAGAGAACCTGCTCGTCGCAATGAATTTTCTATTAGTGTCTCATATAATACTGATATTGATTTAGTAACAAAAGTACTCAGAAAAGTAATAGAAAATGAAGATAGAGTTATGAAAGATCGCGATATTGTTATTGGTTTAAGTGAATTAGCTCCATCTTCTTTAAATTTTATTATTCGATGTTGGAGCAGTAATGATGAATTGAATGCAGTATATTGGGATTTAATGGCTAAGTTTAAAAAAGCATTAGATAAAAATAATATTAATATTCCGTATCCTCAAATAGACGTTCATCTTTACAAAAAAAATAAAAGTTAA
- the nadD gene encoding nicotinate-nucleotide adenylyltransferase: MKKIYGIFGGNFDPIHYGHINSAEKLAQEISIKKIILLPNYGPPHRLKTKTSIIDRLNMIKLFVKNNKLFTISYLETKKNTTFYTTETLKKIRKKIGYLQSLCFIIGEDHLNNLNVWKDWKKILSLSHLLICPRIHIKKNNPKLRKWIVSHTITNINLLHEKPYGFIFFSKMSMINISSTQIRKNYYESKSSFGLLPSKIDKYILSKNLYKNL, encoded by the coding sequence ATGAAAAAAATATATGGAATATTTGGCGGGAATTTTGATCCTATTCATTACGGTCATATAAATTCTGCTGAAAAATTAGCACAAGAAATTTCAATAAAAAAAATAATATTACTTCCAAATTATGGACCCCCTCATCGTTTAAAAACAAAAACATCTATAATAGATAGATTAAACATGATTAAATTATTTGTTAAAAATAACAAATTATTTACAATAAGCTATTTAGAAACAAAGAAAAATACAACTTTTTATACTACAGAAACATTAAAAAAAATAAGAAAAAAAATTGGTTATCTACAATCATTATGTTTTATAATAGGGGAAGATCATCTAAATAATTTAAATGTTTGGAAAGATTGGAAAAAAATATTATCGTTATCTCATTTATTAATTTGTCCTAGAATCCATATAAAAAAAAATAATCCTAAATTAAGAAAATGGATTGTATCTCATACAATTACAAATATTAATTTATTACACGAAAAACCATATGGTTTTATTTTTTTTTCAAAAATGTCTATGATTAATATTTCTTCAACGCAAATAAGAAAAAATTATTATGAAAGTAAAAGTTCTTTCGGATTATTACCTTCCAAAATAGACAAATATATTTTGTCAAAGAATCTCTATAAAAATTTATAA
- the fbaA gene encoding class II fructose-bisphosphate aldolase: MKISNSIQPGVLTGDECQIIFELAKKKKFAIPAVNCIGTDSINTVLETASRVKSPVIIQFSHGGSSFIAGYKKKSLKNQENQAIQGSISGAQHVHLMSKYYEIPVILHTDHCSKEMLPWIDGLLEEGKKHYKNFGKPLFTSHMIDLSKENLEENISICSNYLKKIKKMNMMLEVELGCTGGEEDGIDNSKIDKKLLYTQPKEVNYAFKKLRKISTNFTIAASFGNVHGVYQPGNVNLKPNILKKSQEYVRIKNNLSKQLPLNLVFHGGSGSDLKEIHESIEYGVVKMNIDTDMQWASWKGVLNFYKKNQDFLQQQIGNKNGTNLPNKKYYDPRSWIRASQESMSKRLEETFKNLNSFNIL, encoded by the coding sequence TTGAAAATTTCAAATTCTATTCAACCTGGAGTTTTAACAGGTGATGAATGTCAAATAATATTCGAGTTAGCTAAAAAAAAGAAATTTGCCATACCAGCTGTTAATTGTATAGGTACTGATTCAATAAATACAGTCTTAGAAACTGCTTCTAGAGTAAAATCTCCAGTTATTATACAGTTTTCTCATGGAGGTTCTTCTTTTATTGCAGGTTATAAGAAAAAATCTTTAAAAAATCAAGAAAATCAAGCTATTCAAGGATCTATATCAGGTGCTCAACACGTGCATTTAATGTCAAAATACTACGAAATTCCCGTCATACTTCATACAGATCACTGTTCTAAAGAAATGCTACCATGGATTGATGGACTACTAGAAGAAGGTAAAAAACACTATAAAAATTTTGGAAAACCGCTTTTTACTTCTCATATGATTGATTTATCAAAAGAAAATTTAGAAGAAAATATTTCTATATGTAGCAATTATTTAAAAAAAATCAAAAAAATGAATATGATGTTAGAAGTTGAATTAGGATGTACAGGAGGAGAAGAAGACGGTATAGACAATAGCAAAATAGATAAAAAACTACTTTATACACAGCCGAAAGAAGTTAATTATGCATTTAAAAAATTAAGAAAAATTAGTACAAATTTTACTATTGCTGCTTCTTTTGGTAATGTTCACGGTGTATATCAACCTGGAAATGTTAATCTTAAACCAAATATTCTAAAAAAATCACAAGAATATGTCAGAATTAAAAATAATTTGAGCAAACAACTTCCATTAAATTTAGTTTTTCATGGTGGATCAGGTTCAGATTTGAAAGAAATACATGAATCTATTGAATATGGTGTAGTAAAAATGAACATTGATACTGATATGCAATGGGCAAGTTGGAAAGGAGTTTTAAATTTTTATAAAAAAAATCAAGACTTTTTACAGCAACAGATCGGAAATAAAAATGGCACAAATCTACCTAATAAAAAATATTATGACCCTAGATCATGGATCAGAGCATCTCAAGAATCAATGTCTAAAAGATTAGAAGAAACATTTAAAAATCTTAATTCTTTTAATATTTTATAA
- a CDS encoding YhgN family NAAT transporter: MNEIISTTILLILIMDPLGNLPIFMTILKHLDAKRRRIVVIREMIIALFVMLIFLFVGEKILTVLNLKTETVSISGGIILFLIAIKMIFPSDDNNNGISSDEEPFLVPLAIPLVAGPSLLATLMLLSHQYLHHMSYLVGSLLIAWCFTIIILLLSGLFLKLFGDKGVNALERLMGLILIMLSTQMFLDGIRAWFKN; this comes from the coding sequence ATGAATGAAATAATTTCTACGACTATATTGCTAATTTTAATAATGGATCCCTTAGGTAATCTTCCAATTTTTATGACGATACTAAAACATTTAGATGCAAAAAGGAGAAGAATAGTAGTAATACGAGAAATGATTATAGCTCTATTTGTGATGTTAATATTCTTATTTGTCGGAGAAAAAATACTTACTGTTCTTAATTTAAAAACTGAAACAGTCTCTATATCTGGAGGAATTATTTTATTTCTTATTGCTATCAAAATGATTTTTCCCTCAGATGATAATAACAATGGAATTTCTTCAGACGAAGAACCATTTTTAGTTCCTTTAGCTATACCGTTAGTTGCAGGACCATCTTTATTAGCTACATTAATGCTATTGTCTCATCAGTATCTGCATCATATGTCTTATTTAGTAGGATCTTTGTTAATTGCATGGTGCTTTACAATTATAATATTGTTATTATCTGGTTTATTCTTAAAATTATTTGGAGATAAAGGTGTAAATGCTTTAGAACGATTAATGGGTCTGATATTAATAATGCTCTCCACGCAAATGTTTCTTGATGGAATAAGAGCATGGTTTAAAAATTAA
- a CDS encoding phosphoglycerate kinase, with the protein MNLRKMNELNITGKTVLIRTDLNVPIKDGIIQSDARILAALPTIKIAVQKKAKVIIMSHLGRPKEGHYTKKYSLFPIFEYLKKKLKETKIYFSDDYLEKIKINSGEILILENVRFNVGELKNDDNLSKEYANLCDIFVMDAFGCSHRMQSSTYGIGKFVKIACAGPLLISEINSLKKALKNPMRPMVAIVGGAKVSTKFNVLNKLVEISDTIIVGGGIANTFLAIDNNIGKSLHEQEFILKAKKLRDKYNNIVIPIDSRVGKNFSYSEKCTIKLPSQIEKNEEIMDFGDKTIKKIIKILKKSKTILWNGPVGVFEFPNFRKGTEMIAKTIAENNGFSIAGGGDTLSVIDMFQIKNKISYISTGGGAFLEFIEGKTLPAIKMLEENFNK; encoded by the coding sequence ATGAATTTAAGAAAAATGAATGAGCTAAACATAACAGGAAAAACAGTTTTAATAAGAACTGATTTAAATGTTCCTATAAAAGATGGAATAATTCAATCTGATGCAAGAATTCTTGCGGCTCTTCCTACTATTAAAATAGCAGTTCAAAAAAAAGCTAAAGTAATTATTATGTCTCACTTAGGACGTCCCAAAGAAGGGCATTATACAAAAAAATATTCCTTATTTCCTATTTTTGAATATCTAAAGAAAAAATTAAAAGAAACAAAAATTTACTTTTCTGATGATTATTTAGAAAAAATTAAAATCAACTCAGGTGAAATATTAATTTTAGAAAACGTTCGTTTTAACGTAGGAGAATTAAAAAACGATGACAATTTATCTAAAGAATACGCTAATTTATGTGATATCTTTGTCATGGATGCTTTTGGCTGTTCACATAGAATGCAATCTTCAACATATGGTATTGGAAAATTTGTTAAAATTGCATGTGCTGGCCCTCTTTTGATATCTGAAATTAATAGTTTAAAAAAAGCGTTAAAAAATCCAATGCGTCCTATGGTAGCTATAGTAGGAGGTGCAAAGGTATCAACCAAATTTAATGTATTAAATAAATTAGTTGAAATTTCAGATACAATAATTGTTGGAGGAGGTATAGCTAATACATTTTTAGCTATTGATAATAATATTGGAAAATCATTACATGAACAAGAATTTATACTAAAAGCTAAAAAATTACGTGATAAATACAATAATATTGTTATACCAATTGATTCTCGCGTCGGAAAAAACTTTTCTTATAGTGAAAAATGCACAATAAAACTACCATCTCAAATTGAAAAAAATGAAGAAATTATGGATTTTGGTGATAAAACAATAAAGAAAATCATTAAAATTCTTAAAAAATCAAAAACGATTCTTTGGAATGGACCTGTTGGAGTGTTCGAGTTTCCTAATTTTCGAAAAGGAACTGAAATGATTGCAAAAACAATTGCAGAAAATAATGGATTTTCAATAGCTGGAGGGGGAGATACACTATCTGTAATTGACATGTTTCAAATAAAAAATAAAATTTCTTATATTTCAACAGGAGGAGGAGCTTTTTTAGAATTTATAGAAGGAAAAACATTGCCTGCAATAAAAATGCTAGAAGAAAATTTTAATAAATAA